DNA sequence from the Lysinibacillus sp. OF-1 genome:
TAATACACGGCTTTTTACTTTCTCCAACTCGTCAGCAGGATGGTACTTTAGCAAGGAAATCAGGAAAGGCTGAACAGATGGACGGAAGAGGGCTTGCAGCTCTGGCGAAGCAGTTGTCACCTGCTTGCCTTGCTTTAAAGCTGTCAAAATATCCGTTGATTCATTGTAAAGCTTCGGTGCTAACTGACCTTTTAATTGCTCTAAGAGTACTACGTCCAATGGTCTTCCAGCACCTGCGATAGAGACGAAGGACGCTACCCCTGTTTTTTGAGCTGCTAGCAAACCAATGAGTGAGCCTTCACTATGACCAATCACGTGTACACTTGTATAAGCTTTATCCGCCATCAATGTTTGTAGGATTTGTACTGCATCATCCACGTATTGATCAAACGTCCCATCTTCTTCCTTTGTTAAGAGCGCTTGATTATCACCAAGTCCTCGCTTATCATAGCGAACCGTCGTAATGCCCTCTTGTGCTAAACCTTCCGCCAGCATTTTTAAGCTATTATTTTTACCAGCTAGAGCAGAATTACCATCTTTATCAGTTGGCCCAGAGCCTGCTATAATGAGAGCCACAGGCGATGGCGACGTGCTCGCTTTTTGTAAAGCAACTGTTAAGTCTCCCTGTTGAACAGGAATTTTTAGTTTTTCATAGGTAACGGGCTGCTCTTTATAAGCCGTTAAAATTAGGGGGAAATTCCCACCATTTTGTTGAAATGTAGCCTCTATTTGTTCATTTTTTAATATGCCGTTTATCGCAATAACAGAGCCGTTCAAATGAATAGATATTTTTACATTGTCATCTGTATACTTGACACTTTGAAATGGAAAATTAGATAAACCTTGTGCTGGAACAGATAATGTACCACTATCCTTCTGTAAATCGACGATAATTGGCAGTGCTCCATTAGGCGTTTCAATATTTCCCTCCCATTTTCCGATAAACTGTTCATTCATTGCACTTTGCCCCTTTGTCTCTTGATTGTCCGCAGTGACCTCTTTTTGCCCACAGGCACTTAAAAGTAACAATGTGCAACATAACAATAACCATTTTTTCATCCAATCTTCCTCTCTATATGAAGATCACCAATAAAATTGGCAATAAGGTAATACCGATTATGATGTAGCTCCATTTATTCGCAAAATTGACAGTCCATCCGATTCCAAATTTTTTCGGCACTAATAAGGATGGATCGTTTTTGTTACAATAAAAAATCCCCCATTTCCAGTATTGATCATCTGCCGCAGCTGTTTCATTTGTATGTACCTCATCAAAACGTTCATTGCTTTTACTGAGCTTCCAAATTAATACTAGTAAGCCACCTAATGTAACGATATTAAAGACAAGAAAAAGAGGGAAAAAGTATGGGGCTGTTTGGTCATGTAAAATAACGGTTGTATAATGTAAAGCAATAAATAGAATCGTCATACTAAAATTAATCGCTGCTAAATACCAGCTACCATATTTGCGTTGAGTCAGTTCCCGATGAACTGAGGCTTCTCTAGCCTGTGCACTCAATTGAATTTTGGCACTTTTCATCCCTTGGCCCATGATGAAAAAGCTAATTTGTATCGCTAATAATATCAGTGGCATACTGATGACGGAGAGCCTAGTTTTTTCAGTCCAACCATCCGCCTCCCCTGCACCATTCCAATGCGTGGCAAAAATTGCTGGAATGGTGTCATAATTCATGTACGTAAAAACAATCAATGCCAGTGTCATGATGATAGGTAAACTAAAAAATAAGGGCGATAGTGTTTCATCTTTTTGGCGGATTGTTAAGTCTGTTACATGCACCGTTTTAATGTTTGTTTCCCATTGTTCCTGTCCCTTTAAATTTTTCGTTTTAACATGGTAACTCATGTAAAGACCAGATGATAGCAGGAGCATGACATACAAAAGGATAAAGGAGATTAAAGACGTTTTCTCCTCTTGCATAGGCGACAAAGAGAATCCGATTTGACCTAGTAAAAATAAGCCTGCAATTCCTCCGATAATTTGACTATAACGCTTCTTCCAAAGCTGTAATTGAGGATGCTTGACATAAGGTTCTGGTATGGAAACACCAAAAACATTCGTTTTTCTTGTTAAATGTGGTGTCATGGTTTCCAAAATACCAACAATGATAAAGATGCCTACTATTATAAGCATACTACCCCTACTTCCATTGTTTTAAAATTCGCTGGAACAAACTTGTTATTTGTTCTTTTTCAAACCCACGTGCAAAAGCTTCCGCCATAATTGGCTTTAAAGCATTTTCCACTTTTTCAACCTCTGTTTCTTCCAGCTCTCGCTTTTGCCCACCAATAATGACTGCCTTCGCTTTCGGTTTTAATTCGATTAACCCTTTTTCCTCGAGTTCATGGTAGCTCTTACTCACTGTGCTTACATTGATACCTAAATCCGTAGCCATCGCACGCACCGCTGGTAATGTATCACCATTTTTCAGTTCACCTTTTGCGATGAATTCAATTAATTGATTGGCTAATTGCTTATAAAGCTGCAATTCACTATTTGGATCTAACCGTATTTGCATATCGCTCCTCCAATCTGTATTGTTAATACCCAAACAGAATCTGTTATGTATAGAGTAATACAGATTTCTCAAAATGTCAAATGAAGGTAATGATGAAGGTGACTAACTCACCTATGTGAATGTCTTATATGATGTTTTACCTTTGAAAGGGGTGGAGTCTTGGCTTGGGTGAGTGCATTTTGCCTTCCTTATGAATTTTATTACCCTAGTAGGAGCGCCTTTCTCTCTGCTTCTCACCCTCAATTAGATTGTTAACAGTGAACCACAAAAAGGACCCAGAATAATTCTGGATCCATGGACACTTATTGCTTCTATTTGATTTTTTACTAGTAGGTTTACGCTTCAACTTAATCTACAGCGAAGCAGATCAATTCTGTTTCACCTTTAGGCTTAAGTTTTAAGAAGCTTCAACCTTAACCAGTTGTGGCGGACTTTCCTGAGATTCTTGGTCTTTGGGTGTTTGACTATTACTCATTCTGCATCCTCCCCATCATATTAGATTAATAAGTGTTTCCGAACTTATTATGAACCTTTGCCTGATTTTTTATTCATGCTTCAAATTTTTTCTGCAAAGACTTGCTGTGCAATGGTTAAGGCATTTTGCACTTTTGGAAAACCGATGTAGGGCACTAATTGTAACAGAGCCTCGACAATTTCTGTTTGTGTTAAGCCTGCATGGTATCCTCGTTGGATATGGGTTTTTGTTTGCGGCGCAGCACCTTGTGTGACAACTGCTGTTATCACGACAAGTGCTCGATTTTTGGCCTCCAATCCTGGTCGTGCATAGACATCACCATAAGCAAATTCAATAATCATTTTGCGTAAATCAGGTGCCACATCGGCTAATGGATCGGATGTAATCATCTGTGTTACTTCTTCCTCAGTCATATATTGTTTGATTGTGTCAAGCCCCTTTGTAAAACGTTCATTCATTTACTGGATTCCTCCCACCATTTTCTTATACAAAAACCCCAATTCCGCGTCTCCAGAATTGGGGATTGTCCTTCACGTATGTAAGGGTCTCTTTTTCACGTCACCCTCTGGCTTAGTTGAAAAAGGATATAGGTTTTCATAGTGCCTCACTGGACAGCTTTAATGAATATCTATGCAAAAGTCACAAGGACATGCACGCAACAATTAATGTTTTACAAGACAGGCTTTTGCTTTGTCAATTTGGATCTTCACTTGTTCGAAGCCGGTTCCACCTAAGGAATGACGGCGTCGAACAGCCGCTTCTGGCGCTAACACATCATAAATATCTGCTTCAATTAGTGCACTTTCCTGCTGCATTTCTTCCAGTGGTAAATTTAATAAGTAAATCCCCTTTTGAATACACGTGAAGACAAGCTTCCCTGTCACCTCATGTGCCTCACGGAATGGCATACCTTTTGTCGCAAGATAATCTGCTAGCTCTGTTGCATTTGAAAAATCAGCATGGACAGCTTGATGCAAACGTTCTGTATTGACGGTCATTGTACGAATCATGCCTTCAAAGATTTTCAGTGAACCAAGAATGGTATGCACAGTATCGAACATGCCTTCTTTATCCTCCTGCATATCTTTGTTATACGTTAAAGGTGTGCCCTTTAACACGGTTAATAAGCCCATTAGATTCCCGTAAACGCGCCCTGTTTTCCCACGAATGAGCTCTGCCATATCAGGGTTTTTCTTTTGTGGCATAATGGAAGAACCTGTAGAGAAGGCATCATCCAATTCAATAAATTTAAATTCATCTGTAGACCAAATAATAATTTCCTCAGCAAAGCGTGATAAATGCGCCATTAACAAGGATGCATTACTTAAAAATTCCACAATAAAATCACGATCACTCACAGCGTCCATAGAGTTGGCATATACCTCACTAAAGCCAAGTAATTCTGCGGATTTTAAGCGGTCGATTGGGAAAGTCGTTCCCGCCATAGCCCCTGCCCCTAATGGCAAAATATCAATGCGCTTGATGGATTCTGTAAAGCGTTGTTTATCACGCTCTAGCATCCAAAAGTACGCCATTAAATGATGCGCAAAGGATATTGGCTGGGCACGTTGTAAATGTGTATAACCAGGCGCAATCGTTTCAATATGTTCTTGAGCCTTCTCTACTAATGTTTGTTGAAACGTCACGATTAAATCAATTGCTTCCTGCACACGCTTTTTCAAGAAAAGATGCATATCCGTCGCGACCTGGTCATTACGGCTACGACCTGTATGTAGCTTGCCACCAACAGGACCAATTAAATCAATCAGCATCTTTTCTAAATTTAAGTGTATATCTTCATTGGCAACGCTAAATTCAAGCCCACCTGCGATTGCCTTTTCTTTTAATTGGGCAAGACCACCTAGTATGGCCTCTACGTCAGCTACAGGTAAAATTCCTGTTGCACCAAGCATTGTGACATGTGCAACACTACCTTCAAGGTCCTCTAGCACAAGTTGCTGATCAAAGCCAATGGATGCCCCAAATTCGTCTACCCATGCTTCTGCTGATTTTTGGAAACGTCCACCCCAAAGTTTTGTCATGTCAGCTCACCTTTTCCTTTATTTCTTATTGAAAGGTGTAGTGAAAGCATAATGCCTTCCCACACCTCGCTTGTTAAATATTATTTTTTATTAACAGATGAGTTCACTACGGTTGGTAGACCCCATAACTCGATAAAGCCTACAGCGGAAGCGTGATTGAATTGATCTTCCTTCGAGTATGTTGCTAGCTTTTCATTGTATAGTGAATTTGGTGATTTACGTCCTTCTACAATCGCATGCCCCTTGAACAGTTTCACACGTACTGTACCATTTACATATTGTTGTGATTGCGCAAGGAATGCTTCAAGTGCATCACGTAATGGCGAGAACCATAACCCATCGTAAATTAATTCAGATAATTTTTTCTCAATCACTGGCTTGAAGTGTGCTAATTCTTTTACAAGTGTTAAATCTTCAAGCTCTTTATGCGCTGTTAACAGCACTTTTGCTCCTGGGATTTCATAAACCTCACGTGATTTAATACCAACGAGACGATTTTCTACATGGTCGATACGTCCTACACCATGCGCACCTGCTACTGCGTTTAATTCTTGAATTAAATCTGCTAGCTTCATTTCTTTTCCGTTTAATGCTACTGGTTTACCAGCTATAAACTCGATCTCCACATATTCTGCTTCATTTGGTGCATTTTCAACAGAAACAGTTAAGCCGTAAGCTTCCTCTGGTGGAGATACCCATGGATCTTCCATAATTCCTGCTTCATTGGCACGTCCCCATAAATTTTGGTCAATTGAAAATGGTGAATCCAATGTTGCTGGAATTGGTACATTATGTTTCATCGCATATTCAATTTCCTCGTCACGACTCCAGCCCCATTCACGTACTGGTGCTAATACTTCTAGATCAGGATTTAATGCTTTAATAGACACTTCAAAACGAACTTGGTCATTACCTTTTCCTGTGCAACCATGTGCAACGGCATCCGCACCGACCTGGTTCGCAATCTCTACTAATTTTTTTGAGATTAGTGGGCGAGAAAGTGCTGATACTAATGGATATTTTTGTTCATACCAAGTATGGGCTTGTAATGAAATTAATGCATAATTTTCAGCAAATTCATCCTTTGCATCTACCATATAAGATTCAATAGCTCCTACTTGAAGAGCTTTATTTTTTACGAATTCAAGGTCTTTCCCTTCACCAACGTCAAGGCATACCGCAATTACATCCCAACCCTGTTCTTTTAACCATGGAATTGCTACCGAAGTATCAAGTCCGCCTGAGTAAGCTAATACAACTTTTTTATTTGCCATTAAAAATGCGCCTCCATTGCTCTATCTATATGTATTTTTATACATTCATTTAAAAGTTTATACACGAATAGTATCATGTTATAAAAATAAATACAAGTGTATTTTTATAAATTCATAGACATTTATTTTACTAGTTAAGCGAACGTCAACCAATCCATCAAATCATTGGAGAAAGTATGAATATTTACTCGAATAAGCGTTTTTTCACTAAAGGCATAAATGTATACTATATAAATGTATCAATAAAAAAGAACCCCGTAGAAAACGGGATTTTTTTTTCACGATTTAATTGATTTTGTCTTGTACAATGCATTCTTTGGATTAATGATGATCAATAACAGGGCGGCTACTGAATATAAAATGGCATTATACATCATTAAATCAACGAGATGCCCGTTCACTAAACCAATAAAAAAATTAAAGAATTGGTGAATGATGATGGGGATGATTAAATTCTGATTGATGTTATAAAATCCTGCCATAATAATACTCGTCGCTATGATGGCTATCATAAAGAAGCCACTATATTGGAGTAAATCCATGCCCATAAAGCCAGTCGTAAGCCATATCGGTAAATGCCATAGCCCCCACCAAAACCCGATGATGATAGAGGCGACTAATGCGGAATACTTCTTTTGAAGCTCCAGCAGGGCAAAACCCCTCCATCCCAATTCTTCACCTAATGGTCCTGATAAAAGATTTCTAAAAAAGTAATAGCTCAGTATAACCCAAGAAGAGATTGTAAAAATAGAATCTGTTTGATGATTATTCATAACTAGACTCAAAATAATAATAAAAATGACGACTTGAATCGTCAGCACTGAAAAAATCACCGATCCGTTCAACCTATTCTTAAATTTTTGTTTCACAAAGTGTAGAAAGCTCTGTCCAGGATATATTTTCGGAAATAATATAGCGAAGGCAAAGGTTGATGACCATGCTGATAGACAGCGTATTACATCGAAAACCCACGTTGGAAACCCTAACAGCTTGACAGCTCCTACAAGACAAAAAAGCGGCCAAAAAATGACATTGGTTAAGACAATAAAACTCGCTACAGGTCTTTTTAGCTTCTTATTTCTATTCATGTTGATCCCCCATTTCATTGCACTGAACTTCAGCATAAACCTGGGGGTTGCTCACAGGTCAATCATCTATCTCTATTTTTACTTTATTGGCACATACATTTCTAAAAAAATACGTTCCAGCCCTTCTTCATACGTAACTAGCAGTAGATTGATATACACAAGCCCTAACAGCTCATAGCCCATTTCCTCGGCTACTTTTCTCATACTGGCTTCCACTTGATCGTCCGTATTTTTACCACCTGTAGACCATCTACCATCTTCAATGATTGTATAAAGACATTTTGGATAGGCTCGAATTTCCCCAGCTATTGCCTTGTCATCATCTTCAACTTTTCTGGTAATTATAAATTGTTCTTCTAGTATCCCTTCATCATTAAACCGTATTACTCTTCTTAATGATGTAAGGACCACTGCTTTTTTAAAATTATCGGTGTTTTCTTTTAGAATGTCATATTCATCATAAGCGGTATAATGATCTATTTCTCCCATTATCTCTAGTGGTTTCATTTCTTTTATACTGTATGTTCCTAAACATTGCTTAATTTTTTCGCAATCTTCCTTGACCCTTTGTAACTTTTTTAATTGTCGTTTTTTATAGGCAATCTCCTCCAACATTCCCTGCTCTTTTTCTTCTAATAATGAGCGAATGCCCTCGATACTCTTGCCTCTTCTTAATTCCTGTATTATTTTGATTTCCAAATCAATTTCTCGATAAAAATTGACCGTTGTTAGGTCATAGATATCAAAATGGGTATAGCTTCTGTAGCCATTTCCTTTATTTTGCTGAGGCTTTACCAATCCCTTTTCTTCGTAAAATTTTATCGTATCTCTAGAAATGCCTAAAAATTTAGCAACTTGTCCAATAGTGTACATTGTATTCTCCTTTTTTAGCTTCATCTTCCCTACTATATCAACAATTTCAGGTAAGTATGAAAAAAACTGTCGCCATACATAGGGAGCATGGCGACAGTCTGATTATTGCTATTTTTTATTGAAAAATGATTTGCCTAGAAATTCAATGGTTGCAGGTGCGAGTGCATATAATTTACTCGATAATCCCATGATCCTTGGTAAATTTACCTCACGAACTGGACGGTCAATTGTTTGAACTGTAGCTTGTGCCACTTCTTCTGCGGATAATAAAAATCTTCCTAAGGACTCTCTGTAGCCACCTGCATCATTTGCCTTATCTAAAAATGGTGTATCAATGGGACCTGGGTGGATGGCGGTTACTTTCACATTGTATGGAGCTAACTCCATACGAAGTCCATTCGTGAAACCGACAATGGCATGCTTGGTAGCAGCATAAACACTCGCTTTCGGTGTTGCTACCTTTCCTGCCTGTGACCCAATAAAAATTAGATGACCATGCTGTTGTGCCATCATTGCAGAAGCTAATCGTTTGGCAAGGTAAATCGGTACACTTACATTCAATTCAATCATTTGAGCAATATCCACATCCTTTAAAGCGGGGGCTACAGCAAATTTCCCTACACCTGCTGAAAGAATCGCCACATCAATGGGTGGGAGCTGTGAACAAACATCATCGAGTGTATGTAAATTGGTTAAATCAGCTTGGATAACGTGAGCTCCTAAACGTTCTAGCACCTTTAGTGCAACAGCATTACGACCCGTGGCATAAACTGTATGCCCTTGAGCTACAAGTAATTCTGTCGTTTTTAAACCTACACCACTTGTTGCACCTGTCACGAAGATCGTCTTTTTATATTTATTCATGTGTAAACCTACTTCCTTTGAAATAAATAGATACCTGCTTCGGTCTTCGTTGATTTAATATAATCATTGGCTTCTAAATAATCTAAATGCCCTAGTGTTTTGGACAAGGTTAATCCTAGCTGATGCTGGAATATGGCTGGATACAAGCGTTTTGTTACTTGTACAACCGTTAATTGATCGTCACCTAGCAACTCATTAACTTTCAATGATTGCTGATGCTGGCGCTCTAATCGTTTATCAATTAAAGAAGGAATATCCTCTAAATCGGCCCCATGCCCTGTATGCATCATTTTGATGGGTAATTGGCGTAGAATTTCGAGTGATTCATTGTATTGCAGTAAGGATTTTGGACGTCCTAATGTACGATCTAATGGTGGCTCGATTAATGGATTGGGCGTTATTTTTTCGAGTAATAAATCGCCCCCAATAACATGATGCGTTTTTTCATCCCAGAAAATAAAATGGCTTTGTGCATGACCTAATGTTTCTATTGCCTTTAATCCTGGATGACCGGGCACTTCGTCTCCATCCACCAAAATTTGTGTCAATGGGCGCTCACCCACAAGCTCTAATTCACGACGAACATGTACACTTTTTGTAATATATTCTTGTGGTACCCCATGCTCTAATAAACGCTCACTGTAAAATTGCTCGTGATAGCTTAAAAACGCTTCATCATGACGAAGCCATTTATCATTATAGGCATGCCCCAAAATTTCTGCATGTGGAAAGGCATCGACCCATCCTGCATGGTCAGGATGATGGTGGGTTAACACAACCTGTTCAATATCTCGCATGTCAAAGCCAGCTGCTCGAATTCCCCATTTCAAAGCATCATAGGCTTCCATCGTTTTTGGTCCAACATCAAAAATGCTGAGTGCATCGCCCTTTACAATAAATGCATTGACATCTCCTACTTCATAGGGTGTTGGAATTTCTATTTTGACTATAGACAAAGTTGTCTCCCCCTTTTTACGAGCTAGTGAATACTGATTCATTCTATTTTACAAGTTTTTTCTGTTTTCGTCATCCTCCTGTTGACAGTTTGCTAATTCCTCACTATAATTTTGAATAATCTAATTATTTTTGTGCGTTGAAGAAGCCGAGTACGTAACTGGTGAAGGTGTTAGAGAGTGTTACATTTGCTGAGAGTAACATCACCCGCTCCCATTACCGAACCTACTTCTGAGCAGTTATGCAAACATAACCGTTTCCCTTGCGATAAGAGGGCTAAGAGTTGTGCCAACAATTGGCAAACAAAGGTGGTACCGCGGAAACGAGAGCGTTTTCGTCCTTCAAGATAAGGACGAGAGCGCTTTTTTATTTTGAACTGGAGGTTTTGTTTATGAAAAAAATAGTATTTATCGGTGCAGGCTCAATGGCAGAAGCATTGATGCAGGGCTGGATAAAACAAAAGGTGTTTACACCACAGGAAATCTATGTCACCAATCGCTCTGACAAAGAACGTTTACAGTTCTTACACGAAACATATGGAGTCCAGTGCCTGTTTGATCAAGCCATTTATCAACAGGCAGATCTTATCATTTTAGCAATGAAGCCAAAGGATGCTGTTGCAGCCATGCGCGATCTAAAACCTAAAATTACAACGCACTCTGCCGTTCTGTCGATTCTAGCCGGTATTGCTATTGAGACGATTACTAAATTTTTAGGAAGTCGTCCAATTGCACGGGTGATGCCTAACACATCTGCCACAATCGGTATGTCAGCAAGTGGGATAGCATTCAATAATGAGGTGTCGGCGGCACAGCGTATTCTTTTCCTCCAGTTATTAGAGGCTGTCGGCTCCGTTATTGAAGTCGATGAGGATCAATTACATGCAGTTACAGCCCTTTCTGGTAGTGGTCCTGCGTATATTTATTATTTAATGGAAGCCTTTGAAAGAGTAGGAACAAAAGTTGGTCTTTCTAAAGATACTGTACGATTACTAATGACTCAAACACTGGCAGGTACTGCTGAAATGCTCAAGCAATCGGTAGATGAGCCGGATGTTTTGCGGAAAAAAGTAACGAGCCCTGGCGGTACGACGGAGGCTGGTATTCAGGCACTAGAGCAATATCAATTTAATGAAGCCATCGAAGCATGTATTAAAGAAGCGGAAGCTCGATCTCGTTCACTTGCAAATGGTTAATATTATGTGCAAAATAGAGTGTATCACTAGGAATTAGGGGGCTTTATTTTGAGTAAATTATTCGAACCATATGCATTACAATCCATTTCCTTAAAAAATCGCGTTGTTATGGCACCTATGTGCATGTATTCAGCGCAAGACGATGGCATGGTGACACCTTTTCATTTAGTCCATTATGCGACACGAGCAGCTGGTCAAGTTGGGTTAATCATCTTGGAAGCTACTGGTGTTGTGCCAGAAGGCCGCATCTCCAATAAGGATTTAGGCATTTGGGATGATGCACATATTGAGGGATTAAGTCAACTAGTTGAAGGGATGAAGGCTTACGGCGCTAAAACAGGCATCCAGCTTGCACATGCTGGTCGCAAAGCAACGGTGGATGGCGAAATTTTTGCTCCATCAGCTATTGCCTTTAGCTCAGACTATAAAACACCAATAGAAATGACAGAAGAGGACATTCTTTATGTAATAGAAGCGTTTAAACAAGCAGCTGTTCGTGCCACAAAGGCTGGCTTTGATGTGCTCGAGATTCATGGGGCACACGGCTATTTAATTAGCGAGTTTTTATCACCTGCGACAAATAAACGTCAAGATCAATACGGTGGTTCACAGGAAAACCGTTATCGTATCCTTCGTCAAGTTATCGATGCGATTCGCAGTGTGTGGGATGGGCCATTATTGGTACGTGTATCTGCAGAAGATTACGCTGAGGATGGCACAACAATGGAAGATTTTATTGTTTTTAGTCGCTGGATGAAATCTCAAGGTGTTGATTTGGTTGATGTATCAACAGGCGGTGTTGTACCAGCAGCTATTCATGTCTTTCCAGGCTATCAAGTATCGCATGCAGAGGCCATTAAGCATGGGGCAAACATCCCTACTGGTGCAGTTGGACTTATTACAACAGCTGTTCAAGCGGAAGAAATTCTCCAAAATAATCGCGCAGATTTAATTTTCTTAGCACGCGTTTTATTACGAGACCCTTATTGGCCACTTCATGCGGCTAAAGAATTAGGCGAAGAAGTACAACCTCCCGTACAATAC
Encoded proteins:
- a CDS encoding alpha/beta hydrolase, with protein sequence MKKWLLLCCTLLLLSACGQKEVTADNQETKGQSAMNEQFIGKWEGNIETPNGALPIIVDLQKDSGTLSVPAQGLSNFPFQSVKYTDDNVKISIHLNGSVIAINGILKNEQIEATFQQNGGNFPLILTAYKEQPVTYEKLKIPVQQGDLTVALQKASTSPSPVALIIAGSGPTDKDGNSALAGKNNSLKMLAEGLAQEGITTVRYDKRGLGDNQALLTKEEDGTFDQYVDDAVQILQTLMADKAYTSVHVIGHSEGSLIGLLAAQKTGVASFVSIAGAGRPLDVVLLEQLKGQLAPKLYNESTDILTALKQGKQVTTASPELQALFRPSVQPFLISLLKYHPADELEKVKSRVLIVQGTTDLQVKEVDAEALKKGKPEAKLLYMEGMNHVLKKAPADRAGNLATYSDPSLPLHEKLLPAIQQFINEE
- a CDS encoding argininosuccinate synthase; translation: MANKKVVLAYSGGLDTSVAIPWLKEQGWDVIAVCLDVGEGKDLEFVKNKALQVGAIESYMVDAKDEFAENYALISLQAHTWYEQKYPLVSALSRPLISKKLVEIANQVGADAVAHGCTGKGNDQVRFEVSIKALNPDLEVLAPVREWGWSRDEEIEYAMKHNVPIPATLDSPFSIDQNLWGRANEAGIMEDPWVSPPEEAYGLTVSVENAPNEAEYVEIEFIAGKPVALNGKEMKLADLIQELNAVAGAHGVGRIDHVENRLVGIKSREVYEIPGAKVLLTAHKELEDLTLVKELAHFKPVIEKKLSELIYDGLWFSPLRDALEAFLAQSQQYVNGTVRVKLFKGHAIVEGRKSPNSLYNEKLATYSKEDQFNHASAVGFIELWGLPTVVNSSVNKK
- a CDS encoding MBL fold metallo-hydrolase, with the translated sequence MNQYSLARKKGETTLSIVKIEIPTPYEVGDVNAFIVKGDALSIFDVGPKTMEAYDALKWGIRAAGFDMRDIEQVVLTHHHPDHAGWVDAFPHAEILGHAYNDKWLRHDEAFLSYHEQFYSERLLEHGVPQEYITKSVHVRRELELVGERPLTQILVDGDEVPGHPGLKAIETLGHAQSHFIFWDEKTHHVIGGDLLLEKITPNPLIEPPLDRTLGRPKSLLQYNESLEILRQLPIKMMHTGHGADLEDIPSLIDKRLERQHQQSLKVNELLGDDQLTVVQVTKRLYPAIFQHQLGLTLSKTLGHLDYLEANDYIKSTKTEAGIYLFQRK
- a CDS encoding carboxymuconolactone decarboxylase family protein, encoding MNERFTKGLDTIKQYMTEEEVTQMITSDPLADVAPDLRKMIIEFAYGDVYARPGLEAKNRALVVITAVVTQGAAPQTKTHIQRGYHAGLTQTEIVEALLQLVPYIGFPKVQNALTIAQQVFAEKI
- a CDS encoding MerR family transcriptional regulator, with the translated sequence MYTIGQVAKFLGISRDTIKFYEEKGLVKPQQNKGNGYRSYTHFDIYDLTTVNFYREIDLEIKIIQELRRGKSIEGIRSLLEEKEQGMLEEIAYKKRQLKKLQRVKEDCEKIKQCLGTYSIKEMKPLEIMGEIDHYTAYDEYDILKENTDNFKKAVVLTSLRRVIRFNDEGILEEQFIITRKVEDDDKAIAGEIRAYPKCLYTIIEDGRWSTGGKNTDDQVEASMRKVAEEMGYELLGLVYINLLLVTYEEGLERIFLEMYVPIK
- a CDS encoding CPBP family intramembrane glutamic endopeptidase is translated as MNRNKKLKRPVASFIVLTNVIFWPLFCLVGAVKLLGFPTWVFDVIRCLSAWSSTFAFAILFPKIYPGQSFLHFVKQKFKNRLNGSVIFSVLTIQVVIFIIILSLVMNNHQTDSIFTISSWVILSYYFFRNLLSGPLGEELGWRGFALLELQKKYSALVASIIIGFWWGLWHLPIWLTTGFMGMDLLQYSGFFMIAIIATSIIMAGFYNINQNLIIPIIIHQFFNFFIGLVNGHLVDLMMYNAILYSVAALLLIIINPKNALYKTKSIKS
- a CDS encoding SDR family NAD(P)-dependent oxidoreductase, which translates into the protein MNKYKKTIFVTGATSGVGLKTTELLVAQGHTVYATGRNAVALKVLERLGAHVIQADLTNLHTLDDVCSQLPPIDVAILSAGVGKFAVAPALKDVDIAQMIELNVSVPIYLAKRLASAMMAQQHGHLIFIGSQAGKVATPKASVYAATKHAIVGFTNGLRMELAPYNVKVTAIHPGPIDTPFLDKANDAGGYRESLGRFLLSAEEVAQATVQTIDRPVREVNLPRIMGLSSKLYALAPATIEFLGKSFFNKK
- a CDS encoding GntR family transcriptional regulator, giving the protein MQIRLDPNSELQLYKQLANQLIEFIAKGELKNGDTLPAVRAMATDLGINVSTVSKSYHELEEKGLIELKPKAKAVIIGGQKRELEETEVEKVENALKPIMAEAFARGFEKEQITSLFQRILKQWK
- the argH gene encoding argininosuccinate lyase, whose product is MTKLWGGRFQKSAEAWVDEFGASIGFDQQLVLEDLEGSVAHVTMLGATGILPVADVEAILGGLAQLKEKAIAGGLEFSVANEDIHLNLEKMLIDLIGPVGGKLHTGRSRNDQVATDMHLFLKKRVQEAIDLIVTFQQTLVEKAQEHIETIAPGYTHLQRAQPISFAHHLMAYFWMLERDKQRFTESIKRIDILPLGAGAMAGTTFPIDRLKSAELLGFSEVYANSMDAVSDRDFIVEFLSNASLLMAHLSRFAEEIIIWSTDEFKFIELDDAFSTGSSIMPQKKNPDMAELIRGKTGRVYGNLMGLLTVLKGTPLTYNKDMQEDKEGMFDTVHTILGSLKIFEGMIRTMTVNTERLHQAVHADFSNATELADYLATKGMPFREAHEVTGKLVFTCIQKGIYLLNLPLEEMQQESALIEADIYDVLAPEAAVRRRHSLGGTGFEQVKIQIDKAKACLVKH
- a CDS encoding DUF1648 domain-containing protein, with the translated sequence MLIIVGIFIIVGILETMTPHLTRKTNVFGVSIPEPYVKHPQLQLWKKRYSQIIGGIAGLFLLGQIGFSLSPMQEEKTSLISFILLYVMLLLSSGLYMSYHVKTKNLKGQEQWETNIKTVHVTDLTIRQKDETLSPLFFSLPIIMTLALIVFTYMNYDTIPAIFATHWNGAGEADGWTEKTRLSVISMPLILLAIQISFFIMGQGMKSAKIQLSAQAREASVHRELTQRKYGSWYLAAINFSMTILFIALHYTTVILHDQTAPYFFPLFLVFNIVTLGGLLVLIWKLSKSNERFDEVHTNETAAADDQYWKWGIFYCNKNDPSLLVPKKFGIGWTVNFANKWSYIIIGITLLPILLVIFI